TGATTTTTCAAATGGGAATCAAGAAAATTTACGTTCAGTCAAGGATAAGATCAAGATTATTGATTTTGATATATCTGGTAGTTGGGAAACATTATCAGATACCAATCCTGATGTTATATTTCATTTAGCCACTCATCCTAGGTCTTTTAGCTTGCAGAACCCTGTTCGAAATATGGAAGTTAATGTATTAGGAACCTTGAATGTGTTAGAATTTGCAAAAAAGAAAAGATCTAAGGTTATCTATACAAGTAATAGTGGAATATGTGGAGATCCAAAATTTCTTCCAGTTACCGAAGACCACCAAGATGACTGTAAAACTCCATACGATGCCAATAAATTAGTTGGGGAAAATTATGCTAAAATTTATCATGAAATACACGGACTGCACACGATAACCTTCAGACTAGCAACAGTGTATGGGGAAAGACAACGCCCAAACTTAAGGTTGGGATGGAAGCCACTAATTCCTCAGCTGGTAGAAGACATTGAAAGTGGTAGAAATCCTATAATAAATTGGGACGGTGAACAAACACGCGATTTAATTCATGTAGATGATGTGGTCAGAGCTCTTATTTTGGGAGCTGAATCTGAAAAGTACGGAGGGGAAATGTTTCTTTTATCAACTAATGTTGAAACTTCAGTTAACAAAGTACTTCAATTAATATCAAAAATCACTGGAAAAAATGTAGAAGTCAAATATGTTGATAAATTGCCTGGAGATTTAAGAAGGATGGTTTTGTCGTATGAAAAAGCAAAAAACGCTTTTGGTTTTGTACCTCAAATTTCAGTGGAAATTGGAATACAAAGATATGTTAATTGGTATCGTAAGAATAAAAGATAAAATTATATCATGAAGTTTTCAAAATCTAGAAAAATAATACCTCATGCTAAGTGATTTAAATGAAAAAAATTGTTTTTTTTGGTAATGGAGCTCAAATGAACTATGTTATCACTAAATTTCTAAGAAAAAAATCTAACATAGAAGTAGATTTATTATTACAAGATTACAATCATCCATTTTTAGATCATCCCGCGTGGGACGATATTCCCATCAAAATTCCACAAAAAATAATGAAAAGTAACATAATTGAAGCAAAAAAAATTTTTGATCAAGCAATCAACATTAATAAATGGAAGATGCCCTCTTGGGTAATAGAAAAACCAATTAATTATTCTTTTCTAGATAAATTAATAACTAAATATTTTGATAAACAATATTACATTAAAAAACAAATTCGCTATTATGTAAATGATTTAAAGAATTATGATTTTGTATTTACTGATTGTGTTGGAGCAATTTCTGCTCTTCTTGCAAAAAAACCATTTGCAATCAGACCATTTGGAAGCGATATCGACATTCATGCATTCGAAAATAATTATAGAGGGAAAATGATTCGAAAGGCACTAAAAAACACAACGGCTATTTTTGCTCATGCTTATACCGATAACCTCAGAACTCTGAGGATAAATGCAAAAAGATATGAAACAAGTGTAATCATAGATACGGAAACTTTCAAACCCAATAATTCATCTAAAAACCCAATACCAGATTTTTTTTTAGCATCTAGGTTAGATTTTAAAGAAAAAGGGACTGATAAATTATTAAGACTTTTTGCAAAGCTAATCAAGTCATATGATGCAAAACTGTTTTGCTTAGA
This genomic interval from Candidatus Nitrosotenuis uzonensis contains the following:
- a CDS encoding NAD-dependent epimerase/dehydratase family protein, with translation MNQVFVTGGSGFVGSHLVDKLVEDGKKVTVLDDFSNGNQENLRSVKDKIKIIDFDISGSWETLSDTNPDVIFHLATHPRSFSLQNPVRNMEVNVLGTLNVLEFAKKKRSKVIYTSNSGICGDPKFLPVTEDHQDDCKTPYDANKLVGENYAKIYHEIHGLHTITFRLATVYGERQRPNLRLGWKPLIPQLVEDIESGRNPIINWDGEQTRDLIHVDDVVRALILGAESEKYGGEMFLLSTNVETSVNKVLQLISKITGKNVEVKYVDKLPGDLRRMVLSYEKAKNAFGFVPQISVEIGIQRYVNWYRKNKR
- a CDS encoding glycosyltransferase, which translates into the protein MKKIVFFGNGAQMNYVITKFLRKKSNIEVDLLLQDYNHPFLDHPAWDDIPIKIPQKIMKSNIIEAKKIFDQAININKWKMPSWVIEKPINYSFLDKLITKYFDKQYYIKKQIRYYVNDLKNYDFVFTDCVGAISALLAKKPFAIRPFGSDIDIHAFENNYRGKMIRKALKNTTAIFAHAYTDNLRTLRINAKRYETSVIIDTETFKPNNSSKNPIPDFFLASRLDFKEKGTDKLLRLFAKLIKSYDAKLFCLDYGSDVKQTHDLVNYLGIEKNVIFYNFVASKPVLNELFNKHTAVIGNLNYGTIGTTELEALACNKPVISFVKPKTEIEKKLPILNSRSEDEIYENLKNIIEKRNLPSGMREFIKKNFGYESFLNGFKDCIN